A segment of the Maylandia zebra isolate NMK-2024a linkage group LG2, Mzebra_GT3a, whole genome shotgun sequence genome:
aaaacttgccataacgatataattgacacgagacaaaatactttacaactttattagtgcaaaaaacaaacaaacccatcaatgtattttcacttaaacaagcagctttttttatgtgcattaaagttatataaacatttaacagtgcaaatgcaaatccgtgctgacagtttaaccaaaaggcatttcagtggaaactggccgacacatcctcagcataaccatgtataatatcgacaacacttaaaaagaggtcatacacacacaatacggtaacattatgttgaagcacagtacgtatcactccgcgaggctccgcctacggtagccgtaatgctccgacaatccatcaagcggtgcggcttcgtagctcagcaaagtcgcactgaaacatctgacagattttcgagcgccgtgcacataaaatcgtttcgaggtcagtaaacacaaccagagttcatacataaggcacacgggattataaggggctctgtcgactttcagaacAATCAaatgattgattttaagtgcgccgtattttccaaacaacacggtaataacggcggcccgctagcatgcgctaccaaaaatagtgctttgttgtgtatctgacggaggaaagctaaaccagttccacaccagtgaagctgcatttttacaaaccagttctgcttcatcgtttcattcaacgatctgctttcgctcttctcattctgcgtcgccgccatgcgcatgcgcgttttacccatattctatcgggatatttcattttcctatcgttgcccaacattacaccggtattaccgtgaacggtgtgatatggcccagccctaattaaTGATATAGTTTAATGTGCCATGTTCTGCTCcatctgaggttgtatttgCTGAATTTGGAGCTAGCCACATGAGTCGTTAGGGCTGAAATGTaagctgtgtttgtgctgaaaatgttttacttaTGCTGTGGGAATGCTGCCTGTAGACCTGCGGCTCTCATCGTTTGTGTTGTTCCAGGTTCCAGTTCATAGTTCCTAAGAGATGGCAGAAGAACAGACCAGTATGTATCCACTTAGCTGGGACTGGAGACCATGTAAGACTCTTACCTTTATTTTAATATGAATGTGCTCCCAGGCAGCCGCCACAGAACTCATAATGCTGAAACAAATACTTACAATaccaaaccaaaaaaataaaaccatgtaAGTCCAGAGTTGTGCTGATGGATTTCTGTCTTTGCcacagcagctttttctttaTCAAGTAGAAAAACAGTTGTAGTTgtaacttctttacactgacagaagcgGAGTTTGACTGGTCCAGACCAtctaagatcaaagtgggccgTAAAGGCCACTGACAATCTTGTTTTCCTTTGAAATAACAACGAGCAGTGTTCACTTCCCTCCCACAATCATGTAAAACAAAGCACATGGATATAAAGAAAGTAGCTTTTTATCACCAAGTATATCATCCATTATCAGGCTATAGGACAGAGTCCCAAACACAGAGTAACCTGTAACGTTTCGATGTGCTCTGATGTTCAGCAGCTCTCAGAGTGCACCGAGCAGTGAAAGAAAGAATTTATGACGTGAGCTCGTGATCATCAAATCacaaaattaatattttctgCAGCAAGACCGACTCACATGTCTTTATTTGCAGCAGCACTGTTATATATGTTCGTGTTGTTTACAGTTCTCTATCCCGTGTGCTTTGATAATGTCACTAACTGCAGCAGGCAGCGCTCACTGGATCCAAGGGGTCAAACTCCCTTCATGTGAATGCACACAGAGGAAGGAAGCCTTGTGTCAGCTGACACAAAGAAACCCAGCTTATGTCGTAGTGAGCCCCCGTGGTTCTAAAACGAGGTGATCCAAACCTCACGTGGCATTTTATCATTGAGTGGGTGAAAAACTACGTAGGCTTTAGCAGTTTGTTAGTCTGGAGCATTAAGGTGTTGATTAACACCAAGGAGGAAAGACCCAGCAGCCATCTGCCTCCACCGATTACAGTGAGCACAAAGGTGGAGGGGGATGATCTGTGTCTGCATCGATACACAGACCCCGGGACCACccactcctctgtataccacaACATTAACTGAAATGTGAGgctgtgtgtccagcagctgaAGCCTGACCACAGCTGGCtcatgcagcagaacaatgatcCCATCCACAGAAGCAAGTCTGTAACAGACGAGCTGAAATGACCCGTCACAGTCCAGACCCCGGATCAACTCCAGTCCTCTGACTTATAGAGAAGAGTGTCGTATGTTTAGTGCTGTTGTTCATTTGAGGTCATATTTGCATAATTATAGAAGCTGTTAGGGACCAGATGATTCCTCAGACCTAAGacttctgctgtgtttttgacATTACTGCAAGAAATCCTCAGAAGTTGAGCAGCAGACTTGGTTCAAGGTCCAGATTTACTGTGAAGCAGAGAAATGCGTCAGACGAGaagatttaataaataaatggtgTCAAAGTGTGTGGTTAACTCTGGAAACTGACCCCAACAATCTGTAGGATCCAGGAGCTGTGATGATGACCTTTGGAATGCTGTTTCTGTCCTTGTGTTTCTATGACCTGTAGTTTTTCTGGCGTCGGCGGACCCTGATGGCTCGGCCCATGATCAAAGAGGCAGGAATGGCGTCATTACTTCTGGAGAACCCTTATTATATCCTTCTGTTGTCTTCAACAACAACATCGTTTGTTGTTAACTTTCTTTCAAAGTAACTCACGACAAACATGGAAACTCAGTCAGCGAGTGTACAAACCAGTACGATGGCTGTCGCCGCTGCTGCTGATGAAACAAGCACATGACGAACATGCTGTGGAAAGTTCCCGTAATAACCTGTTTGTAAACAGAGTGTGCACTACCAGCCACCTGTTCAGACACATATTCATAGAGCACTTCTGTTACAGACGCACTTGGATGCATCGATTCACGATCCTGCCCGAGGACACTTGTAGATCAGAGGAGCTGGGAATCGATCCAGTGACCTGATTAGAAGACAGCTGtgtcatgttgttgtttttatttaatgtctGCTACGAACGTTCCTTGACTGATGCTTCACATGGTTATCGAAAACCCAGAGACCAACTGTAAGTTGACTTGATCGATTAAAACCAGTTTGGTTGTTGGTTTGGAAAATTTAGtcgatttaaaaaaagtgatttttaaCTTTGTGACAAAGATTCTCATTTAGTTTTCATGTTTGCAACAAGAAGGAGAAAAGAGGCAGAAACGTCTTCGATGTTTCCAAATCAGACTTATGGGCTGATTCAAACACCTGTTGGCTTTATTTACGTTTTAAATGCAAGGCTGTCGTTTTCAAGCATCGTTTGTTTCTAAACTGATTCATTTGACAAAGCGAGACTGTGTGAGACGCACTGAGCTGTTGGATGTTGTTATAGAAACAGACGTCACGGCTCGATTTTTCTCAAAGGTCAAATGAACGTATCGTAAATTGAATATAGATATCATTTGAGTGTTTTAGACGATCCAGTCTAAAAAATGTGTCGGACCTGTTTGTGATGGGCGGGGCTTTGATCCTGGAATCAACAGTCCTGCTTCGCTGGCTGGAGAGAGAAGGATACTGGCCCCTGGGAATGACGGGCATCTCTATGGGAGGATATGTGAGTCAAAGAAACTTGTCAAATAACATTTTACCACTAAATGTTTAGTTGTCGATCTTGTTATACGAGAGAGCAGCATCTTATTCCAactttgttttattgatttcagcCACGACATACAAAGTTAGCAACAGCAAACCCCCATCCGAATTCTCCCCCTACCAGGTCCACACGAGACAAGACGCCGCAGAGATCCAGTCTCAacacccatacacacccatacacACAACAAGCATAACAAGAAGGACCAAActaaacaaaaggagaaaaaaaaataaagtaaaaataagatcaaataaaaaaacaccaaacttATGATGTCGCCTCGCTCAGTTCACTTCAGTCTCAGGAAGTAAAGTGATGGTGTCCACCAGTAAGAGACATGATTTCCAGGTTTTGTTACATTTCCTAATAAAACCTTTGAGAGAGAATCTAAGTTTAAGTTAAAGAGTACGTCCCCCACCCAATGGGCTCATGTTGGGGGTGGGGAAGCTTCCACTTCAACAGAACAAGCCTCCGAGTTCGTAAAGTGGGACAGAGCAGCATCTTGGTTTCATTTGGGGAAAGAAACTTGCAAGCCCAGTGTTATCTCTCTAAAGTGTGTcacttgtgtgtctttgtgtccaGATGGCGTCCCTGGCAGTGACCAACTGGCCCAAACCCATCCCTCTAATTCCCTGTTTGTCCTGGTCCACAGCCTCCAGTGTGTTCACCACGGTCAGGAGCAGTTCTACCTGCTGTACATCTATAAGGACACATTCACTTATTATTGCTTTCATACTGTTTCTGCCTGCAAAGCTGCTGTTACTGATCCAATACTAGTGTTAAATTCATGGTTCAGAGTCTGAGTGCAGCTGAAACTGGGAGTCAaattgtttcagtttgtcaaaATCAGATAAGACTGTTGATACTGAGTCTGGCTgagctgacatttattgatctTTCAGgagtttatttgtggtgaagactttaaagtggaataaaatattaatatataaattttttatagcacttttttgggcgtggtcgattTGTGGCTCTAAGCCcgatagtgtatgcatttttctaGGACCCTCCAGGGGTTAAAGTTGTATGTTTATCTGCATTTTGATCATTTCTTGAGCAGGAGGAACAGTTAATGactgaaaagtgtgtgtgtgtgtgtgtgtgtgtgtagggtgtGCTGAGTAAAGCAGTGAACTGGACACAGCTGGAGAAGCAATATGCAATTAATTCACGGTATGAAGAGGAGATCATCAAGCTGCTGGAGTACTGTGGGGTAAGTGTTCCTGCAGTTTCACAGGAGTACAGAATATTACTCGGATTACTTTCACAACTGTACGAGTACAACTGACTGGAGAAAGTACCCGTGTCTTCCTTTCATCACTCCCTCTGCACACACTAATACGCTGGTAAAATGTTTTTTGCAAAGATtgaatttttctttgtttactaAAAGAAGAAGTTAAGTGTGAAACTGtgcttgttgtgtttttggtctTGTGTCATACGTGTAACACATGCATGACTACATCTTTTGCTGCGTGTCCACTGCTGGTAGGCTGATTCCTTTAAGATGGGTCCCAAACTTGTAACGAATGTGGACGAGCATTTCCACGAGCTGTCTGAAGACCACAAACTGTCAGTGAGCCAGTGCAGCAGAGTGGACGGAGGACGTGACTGTGGTGGGGCCACAGACGGAGCAGAGCATCTGTTGTCGCTGGGGAGCAGTGTTGGAGCAAGCTTCGAAACTCTGCCAACGTGAGTGTTCGATCACTACACCTGCTGATGCGTTGGAATGTTTATAACATTTGAAACTCGTGTGTAATCACACATTAATGCTGCATTGTAAGAGTACAGGTGTTTTAAGACTTGCTGTCGAACATCTGGTTGAGCATCTGTTGCATGTTTCAAACAGTGCACAGTAACATGCAATTTTCCATCAGTATAAACCTGTTATGGTTACAGTATCAACAAACATGGACGTCCAGTAtcgtgcaaaagtcttgagccatttccattttcctgttttgctaggaaaatgtgaaaaagggTCAGACATGTGAAATGCATTAACTTAATAGTATACAGTGCACTACAGTATACAGTGCACTGTAGTATACAGTGCACTGTATACTACAGTGGGGAAAATAATAACTTGATCAAGTGTGCCAAGCTTCTGCAGGCAGGTTCCACAGCCACAAACATTTGACCGAAGGATGCAAAGAAGCTGTGAAAGTGATATCGATAATGGAATAAGAATAAGCAAGTCTTATCCCCAGTGAGAATGTTTCATTATTAAGGGACATAAAACCGTTTCTTCTGTCTCCTCAGAGCTCTTGGTGGATATAACGCACACGGGAGAAGGACGGATCCCGCCGAATGTTGTCGTCCATCTTTACACAAAGAATCTATAAGTTTCATGAAGGCAGTGATGGATGAGTGCACACACATGGCCAACTTCTCTGGTGAGTGCTGCAGTGAATGATTACACCTCTGCTTAAAGAAGAACAAGCGAAGAATCACAACACTGAATTAATCCCTGTGGTCAGAGTTGCTCCCGGACATGAAGAACAGTAACTGGATAATACAACatattacaaagttacaaaatatatatacaagtagggatgggtaccggtgtcctgacataaacagtagtaaccagaccgaaaagcagcgcacatttcggtgctttatttcggtgcttttttttcctgagctgtgatacacttctagccaatcattttacgtttccgaggatagtaggcggggccaggtacgtacgttcttttagagcagagctacagattaaaaatgtccaaggcgaagcggtcaaaagtctggctgtacttcacagcaaaatatgcaaactcagcagcaacaagtgctttaagctgatactgtgatgctgtcaaaggaggtaacacctcaaatctgatgaaacacctggcgacgcatagcgtttttttaaaagcagagaaatgcgccgtatttgatagcttgctgcgagacctcacacatctactgcgggtgggttgcctgttatgcaacatccccccaaaacacgaagaggagagtcctggcccctagccctgccagtgtagcagaaatgatgaggatgatgatgcagcagcagccgttcttctctgcgtgagtagcttcatgttgttcgtgtgtaatttacgttgagtaggctaaccacgttattacattaatgcatgtaaggtgaactagcaaacatcatcatagctacatgcagctgtcttcttgtttgatggcagatactcccttcaccctggccaaaaaggctaaaatgaccaaagaagaagtggaaaacagttaaacatgagaggttttggacaaagtttgtgtttttccattgtttaagcactgcttccagccaagagtgataccatatatgccctatagctgcagaaaaggctaacattgttatctttttacaaaaaaaacagctgaacatgagaggtttttggaccaattttgtgttctccattctttaagcaccggtttgagcaccgtttaagcaccggcaccgtttcaaaagtaccaatttggcaccggtatcggataaaacctaaacgatacccatccctatataCAAGTATATTCTACACATGCCAGTATATAACACAAATGTATATGGTTGTTGTCAGCAGCACATCACAGCCGTCAGAAATGGTTTTGACCAATAAGGTTGCAGGTGGTGTCGTTACAGTTGGCGGTGATACTAAAGAGCTGATGCTGTGATAAAAGCGTTGGCTGCTGACGTTTGATGAATTGAAGGTCGTGATGGTCATACTGGTTTGTTTGTTGCCATTAAAGTGTGGATACTGGAGCATGGCACAATGAGTGAGACTACTGACGCCAAAACAGAAAGATGGACAATGACACCACGAAGGCGTTGGCTTGTAAAATTGAAACCGTATAGAAGGAATATCAGCCAAGTGTGGAAAGGATTAAGAGACTCGCAACAAGCTGATGAAAAACGATGTTCTCCTcagatcagagaaactcagcACCGTCTTTTTCGCACCTGTAGAGCCTTTGTTTAATCTGCTTTTACACAGGAAGTGTCAGTTTTCTGCTCGTTGCTAAAATAGAGACTTGTCCCACCTGTGTCCTCGCTCCTTGGGCCGTATGTAGACAGTTCCTTACGAGCTCTTTTGTCTCTGTTACATGAACAGTACACAATCTCCAGCgtgattatttttacttttaatattGTGTTCAAAGGATTTATTGAATGTTTGATACTGATACACCATCAAAAGGCACAGAAGATCAGTTCTGCTGCTGAATGAACGACACAGGGATTGTAATCATTCTCCAGGATTGTCATTGTGAAGCTAGAACACTGTGAGGGAAATAGGATGAGCTTCGTCCTGGCTTATACAAGAAGGTGTGAGAGGAGGCACAGGTCACTGCAGAGGACCCAGCTGATCTTCAGTCATGTTTAACAGCTCACTGTTCCTGCGGTGTCTACCACCCTCTTCTGGCAGAAAagatttgcatgtgttttgcaCAAAAGTGAAAGAATGTTGTGTAGATGTCCCTGTGTTTCCCTCTCTGCTGCAGTTCCTGTAGATACCAGTCTCATCGTTGTCGTCCAGGCCAAAGAGGATGCATATGTGCCCCGAACAGGAGTCCTGAGTCTGCAGGAGATCTGGCCAGGCTGTGAAGTCAGATATCTGAGAGGAGGACACATCAGTGCATACCTATTTAAACAGAATATATTCAGGTAAAGTTATAGTGTTGAAAATGATCCAAAAGGTGTTTTTTAAGTTTCTCATTTATGCCTAATTAAACTATACTCACACAAAAACATGCTAAATCTGAGAATACACACAATCCATATTTATCTGCTCTATTCTACAAGCTCTAGTTTTGAAACATTGCTGTTTTATAGCAGAAAGTTGACATTAGTAACAATACAATGAGCGTCATGGACCAGAGCGTCCTTCATTATGAATATGAATTTAGACTAGATGTCAATGCCTGAATGATATCTCCACTGTACCAAATATGACGTCAAATTCAAAGAAAAATCTAGAAATTGTTCACAGGAGCCAAAGTTGTTTGTAGAAGTGTCACAGCTGCACTTCCTGGTTCAGGCGTGGTACATATAGACAGATAACTGGCTGTGGACGGTTTAA
Coding sequences within it:
- the abhd18 gene encoding protein ABHD18 isoform X3, translating into MGVSRLDVFYRRLLLTKLFIGGWGKPEDLKRIFEFRKIIGDREKCKSLVPQDYPVYINKTEELADCHVQEGFFISPLEHLVPGILPQEAVKARFQFIVPKRWQKNRPVCIHLAGTGDHMASLAVTNWPKPIPLIPCLSWSTASSVFTTGVLSKAVNWTQLEKQYAINSRYEEEIIKLLEYCGADSFKMGPKLVTNVDEHFHELSEDHKLSVSQCSRVDGGRDCGGATDGAEHLLSLGSSVGASFETLPTALGGYNAHGRRTDPAECCRPSLHKESISFMKAVMDECTHMANFSVPVDTSLIVVVQAKEDAYVPRTGVLSLQEIWPGCEVRYLRGGHISAYLFKQNIFRQAIYDAFDRFCVKYPNLH
- the abhd18 gene encoding protein ABHD18 isoform X2, translating into MGVSRLDVFYRRLLLTKLFIGGWGKPEDLKRIFEFRKIIGDREKCKSLVPQDYPVYINKTEELADCHVQEGFFISPLEHLVPGILPQEAVKARFQFIVPKRWQKNRPVCIHLAGTGDHFFWRRRTLMARPMIKEAGMASLLLENPYYGYRKPRDQLRSSLKNVSDLFVMGGALILESTVLLRWLEREGYWPLGMTGISMGGYMASLAVTNWPKPIPLIPCLSWSTASSVFTTGVLSKAVNWTQLEKQYAINSRYEEEIIKLLEYCGADSFKMGPKLVTNVDEHFHELSEDHKLSVSQCSRVDGGRDCGGATDGAEHLLSLGSSVGASFETLPTALGGYNAHGRRTDPAECCRPSLHKESISFMKAVMDECTHMANFSVPVDTSLIVVVQAKEDAYVPRTGVLSLQEIWPGCEVRYLRGGHISAYLFKQNIFRPYMMPLTDSA
- the abhd18 gene encoding protein ABHD18 isoform X1 — protein: MGVSRLDVFYRRLLLTKLFIGGWGKPEDLKRIFEFRKIIGDREKCKSLVPQDYPVYINKTEELADCHVQEGFFISPLEHLVPGILPQEAVKARFQFIVPKRWQKNRPVCIHLAGTGDHFFWRRRTLMARPMIKEAGMASLLLENPYYGYRKPRDQLRSSLKNVSDLFVMGGALILESTVLLRWLEREGYWPLGMTGISMGGYMASLAVTNWPKPIPLIPCLSWSTASSVFTTGVLSKAVNWTQLEKQYAINSRYEEEIIKLLEYCGADSFKMGPKLVTNVDEHFHELSEDHKLSVSQCSRVDGGRDCGGATDGAEHLLSLGSSVGASFETLPTALGGYNAHGRRTDPAECCRPSLHKESISFMKAVMDECTHMANFSVPVDTSLIVVVQAKEDAYVPRTGVLSLQEIWPGCEVRYLRGGHISAYLFKQNIFRQAIYDAFDRFCVKYPNLH